Within Hydractinia symbiolongicarpus strain clone_291-10 chromosome 11, HSymV2.1, whole genome shotgun sequence, the genomic segment TTCTATTCAAGCCACCAACAAAATTTATGGCAATCCATGCTTCGGAACTGTTAAATATCTTGAAGTCAAGTATTCATGCAAGTAGGTACTCTTCACACACTACGCGTCAACTGTCTTATAACTTACGAGTTTTAACGCCTTTTATGATGTATTTTATACTAGCCCAAGAAAAACCGATCTCCACCATAAACAAGTATGTGAGAACAAAATAATGACGATCAACTGTGGAAGTAAGAGGATTCGCATTAGTGGTGCAAGTTATGGTCGTACTTCAAGAAGATATTGTGGTTACAAATTCTTTCATCGGTCAAACTGTCACGCTAAATCATCAAAGCGTGTTGTGACGTCACGATGCGAGAATAAACACAGTTGTTCTGTTAAGGCATCAAATAAAGTTTTTGGTAATCCATGCCTTTTAACATCAAAGTACTTGGAAGTGTCATATActtgcaaataaaaacatttgaattcaCTTGCCTTgtcgtaattttttttactgtcttTTTATGCGGGTTTTTCTGTTATTTggctttattatattttatctaCTAACGGTACGATAAAATTATACATAAATTTACACTTTTGTATACTTCTTGGCATATTTAAACGTTACTGGACATTATAGATTTTGTGATAACGCTCATTGAAATTCGGACTTACTCCCTTACGTCCAATATGCTACGTCATGTTCAACTTGAGAGGTTTGACAACATAAAACTTGACTGAGTTTCTAAATAAACAGACGGAAATTTATCCCTACAATTAAAACACATTTGTAACATAATTCTTGCTCCATCGGTATGATCAAGTGATAGATTTCAATCCAAACTTTGTAAAATCTGAAGGTTCATTTGGCGTCATTTTTTCTACTATAACCATATTTTAAGTAAGTTTTCAAGCGTGTTTTCCTACCAAGACAACAAATCCAAGACAGTTGACCTGCAAAAAATCAGTTGTGATAATCAATATAAAAACACGTATCAAAGTCATTTTAAGGGCTTTAACTATCCTTTTACTTGAAGAAATACCGATCAGGGATATACAAATATCACATTATATTGGTTGATAAAAAAGTTTCTTCTTAGAAAGAGCTAAGAAAAAAACCCTGAACGGCGACACAGGTGGATTGGCACAATATTTGGAGATGGGATGTAGTTTCCATCAACTGAAACGTTGCAATGACTTGTTAGGTGTTAACTTTAAAATGGTATTAAAATACATATGACAGAACATATACATCAGCATGTTGGATTTGTGTTTAAAGAATATACCATAGCTTGAAACGTATGTgtagaataaatttttaacatctTATGTAGCGGACAATATGAAGACGTTAAAAATATGTACTGCTTTTGAAGACAATTCTAGCGCTGTGGAAGATTTACCatcttcttttaaaaacttcCTACGTTTTGCTTGTAGGGAAAAAAGCACTTCGTATTATTGACGATGTGATTGTTgctaaattttaaagaatgcgACGACAAAACAGATTTCTGTCGCACTGTCTTACTCACTCTTAGAAAGAATTTGTCCGCAGCAAGACGGCCTATGGATAAACTAGGCAAAATCATTGGTTAAAGAAATTGTAACGGGTATTTGCTGTGCTAAAGGTCAACACTGGATGCCGACAAGGTCCTATTTTCTTCAAAATGCTTATGTGTTAACAACACCCCTGATCGTTATTTTCTATGTTTATTTTCTTCCATTAGTTTATCAGGTGGTTTATAAAATATCATAGCTTGTATCAAATCACTTTTCCAGGCCCAACGGATCAATTTTGAAAGTGGAGGGGCTAAATTATTCAGTATTACGAAGCCCGACCATGGCTGGGGCCGACAGGCGAaggaaatttttaaactttcagccCCCTGGATTGGCTAAAAAATACTTCAAATTCCGAAATATTGCGCTCGAAAGCCTTCACAAAATGCAGGAGattatatatagaaatatagaAACGCCATATTTTATAAGCAATAGTAAAATCgaagcaaaataaagataatgcAGAAAAAGGCTATAGTATATGACAACTACCATTCCTCCTTCGAAAATTTTCCGAATACTCGCTTTCTGTTGTCGTCCGATTGAACAAATGCATTGGCAATTTTGATCAGGTCTAGTTTGTCAGTTCTATCTTTGTGGAAATTGAGAATCGAGATGGAGTAGAAACGAGCTGGAAGCATTGTTGATCTCAGACTCAGCATATGTATGTATTGATCAATAAAAATTGATTGAAACACATGATaaccttataaaaaaacatcactTCTTGGCAAAAAAGTGGAGGGGGGTGGGGGCGAATTTGTTTCTAAGACTAGGTAATTTGAGACAGAATGGTCACTtttattcttaaaaatgttCATCCAATTTTTCTCGCGCAGTTAAAATTTTCAAAGTCACTTTATTAAAAACCACTTGTACCAAAAACAAATATACCTTTTTGGAAAAAATGTTGGACAAAGTGACAAAACCTTCGACGGTGACGAAAATTTTATCCAACAAAATATGAATACTTACGTCCTAGAGTAGTTTACcatctacaaagaaagtaaggcTAATAGAATTTTTCCGATAGAGTAGACTAGAAGTAATAAGCCAACAGTTTTTGCAGGAAGTTTTACGGCGTATTAATGATTTATTACAGCCTATACGGGAcgggaaaagaaaaatatgaattgtgaaaaattagttcaattttgTAAACACCGATCttatgaaagctaaataaaacataaaaatcaataaaaacaattttttatttatttcgttttttaaaacaaatcttAGCCTGTTAAAACTCCTTGTAAAGTTtcagatcacaaaaaaaaaaataacaaatgaccATTGTAGCTTGGTGAAACTGGCGAAACCAACTGAACATAAATTaataattcaaaatgattttttgtaaaaataaaaggtTTTAGTAGCTTTTGTACCGTTTAACAGGGTAGTTCTATTAATAACACTCAAAAACTATTAATTCACGTGCCACTACACTAGACTGGTACCCTTTCGTACTTCACTGGTCTCGATAGTAAAAACGgcgacaaaaaaattaaaagtttctaCCGGCTAAAGCCGTAAAACAATAAACATTGAAATACGATGCGGTCAatacttgtgtattttttacACGAAACTCCATTTGTTAGTAAATAAAAACGGCGGTCGGGattgttgtttgtttacttttattttatattcaaACCCTTTCGTTTTCGAAATTTTCTCAGCTTTTGCTGCATATATTACTTCACTTCTTTCTTATTGTATGGTCTTTCAAATGACCAAGAAATGTAGTAGTTATATTTTGACCAGCCTAGCTATTTTACATGCAATTTGTGTTTCCCCCCAGGCTTGTGAAGAGTGTGATagagagatgtgcatattttacatgactagccTCACAAAAATCAAGGGATAtaacctgtctattatttccaggaggggccatggtttagatggagagtcctagagtatttaattgataatttttttttaacatcctGTACTTAATTGTTGTAGTTCCCCCCAAAAAAACACCAACTTGGAGTAGATATTATTGGAGTAgattttatttcaatttgtaagaataaactgaggataatttggcggaatcgggtgaggatgctaggctgaagagaagatattgtctcaagctcacgtgcgtgttcccaatcaattcgctcttctccactacatccggagctcttctcctagtagtgtATTCTGGCTTAACTACTCTCTCAATCACATCCGGAGCTTCTCTCCTGTGATTCCATTTCTCTATCATACCTCACAAGAACCTACTCTCTATGAGCTCTAGCTTCTTATGCATTTCACACCTGTTATTAACCTCTTGGTGCCCCACCTCTGATTGTCAGCGCCGCATCCCCCTGCGTTATTTCCACAGTCTTCTGTCCTGTGGGGCACCGTCGTTCATCTCCTCGCACCTGTACTTAATGCACCATACTCTTCCAGGGGTACACGCGTATCTCTACACTTTGTGGCTGCCCAGGGCTTCCCAGCACCCCAAATTTCCCAAATGAAAATTCATGATCTATGAGCCAATATTTGAAGAGAGCTACGACAAGATAATTCAACATGCCATAACAGGCTTAACAACttgacatgaaaaaaaaacCACATGCAAGTGCCTATAAATTAGCCTTTTACAATTATATAAAGACATTATAACGCAATTATCAGAAATTGACATCCCACAACTTAGTCACCGCATCAAGGCGAGCCATGTTGCCACTCCACTTACGCAAAGCGCTATTAGATAGGATATACCTTCTGTAAGAGTCACTGGACCACCTACCAAGTGTTTTTATGGCTGAGTCAGGAATGCCACACGAAGCTGCTGTAGAGGCCCCACCAATACGGAAACTAAAATCCCCATTTGATAAAACAAACAACGGACCAGCCTTAGCCCCCCAAAATAACAGGTAATTTCTTAAAGCTTTTACTAGGCAAAATTGGTGTTCAATCATTGCAAGACGAATTGTGACACCTTTCCTAAATTGAGCTGTTTTGGATGCCTTGATGGTTAGCTTTACGATTGCATAGGAAGAAAATTCAATGTCTGAAGGTGACAGGTGAATTTTAGgatcataaaaattttttgatggTGTAACAAATTCGGATACACGTAAAAACCCAAAAAACGCAACAAGGATGAGAGCAGACCATAATGCTTTGTCATGACAAGTAAATTTAGATTTCagaataaattttaacatttcgTGCAGATGAATAGGTGCAATAGGCAATCTCGTAGTACGGGAATGTGGATGGCATCTGCGGATATCTCACATGACGTAAAATAATTTAGCCATTGAAGATATGTTTTCTTTATAGCCTTGCATCTTGGTATGATATTGTATGCCAGACAAATAGACTTTTATAGTTGAGAATTTAATGCAATCTGCCAGGTACGACacaaaaaattgtaaagttAACTCTTTAAGAGGAAACATAGGTACCATGACGTTTTGACAAAATTGTTGGTATGCCCGGATACCAGAACGATAAGTTAGTCTTGTGTTTGGTGAAATGGAAGAATACAAGTAATAATTCACAGACTTTTCAATAGATTTCAAACAGATGAAGGAATGGCTGTGGGACACCTGTCTGCTTTCGTGCATTCTTTTTAGAACTTGCTTACCTGCAATCCAGAAAGTAAATCTGCATAAATATTAGAACAACCTGGGACATGACAAAGCAACAGATTTATGTTACGTTGAGCGGTAAAAAAGAATAAGTGACGGATTAATGTCATTATATCTTTGCATTTGCATGAGCCTGTGTGCCAGATTTGCACAATAGCTTCATTGTCTGTGCCTAACACCACCTCGTTGTCTGTCCAACCTTCTCCCCAACAAAACGTAGCTATAACAATGGCTAACAATTCAAGGAAGCTGATGCTATAAGTGCTCTTAGATTGAAAGGGCAATGAGAACCACTGGCCATTATAGTATCCCCCTAGTCCTACTCCTGAGGCATCAATGAACAGGTCAACTTTGCTAGACAAAATGGTGTTCAGGCCTTTTCATGAGAGGCGTGCGATAGCACGCGCACACGCCCACACACCTGAAATGATTCAGGCGTTCTGTCGATAGCACGCTTAAAATCTTATATTCTATGAGAAATTGACCAGAATAGCACGCCTAAAGCACACGCAAATGAATTTTGGGCATGTTATTCATCACACACCCTCTCAAAATCTCCTGAAAAGGCCTGGGTGTTTGTGTGAAATAAAGCAACCCCATTCCACGATAGTAAGAATTCAAGCCACCATTCTATGTCTTTCCTAGCCTCTGCACTAATGTCGATATGATGATGTAACCTATATACTTTGGTGGACAAGTCAATCAAACGTCGAAGGAAAATTCTGCCACTCTTGACTACTTTGCAAGCGAAAGAAAGTGACCCTATTAATGATAACAAATccctttttttgcattttttcctGCCGTGCCATTTCCTCAACTCTGCCATGAGATTGCAAAATTTCTGATGAGGTAATCTTAGAACTAAATTGATGGTGTCAATTTCAATACCAAGATAAGTGATTACTTGTACTGGtccaataattttttcttcagcCAGAAGGACACCAATTAATGAAAATGTGTGGATAATGGCATCAACAGCGTATTGGCATTGAGATTTTGTGCAGTGGGCTGTTATAAAGTCGTCAAGATAGTGTTTTAAATTAGTAACAAGTATAATAACAATTAGAATCGATGTTAGTAGATCCGcgaagttgttaaaaatgaaagGTGAGGATCTTCCACCGAACGGCAGAACCACATCATAATAATACCTGTTTTTCCATAGGTACCCAAAAGATGCCAATCATCGGCGTGTACAGGACATAACTGAAAGGCGTGTTTTATGTCTAATTTAGCCATGTAGCAGTTCGGGCCTAAAGATTTTATGAGATTGATTGCTTCATCAAATGATGAGTATTGTACAGAGAAGTCTTCCTTGCTTATCCTGTCATTGACAGAGAACCCTCTGGGGGAAGATAGGTCAAGAACTACCTGGACAGTGCCATCTTTTTTAGGTGCTGCGCCCAAAGGAGAACAGTGTAAGTTATCCAACGGTTTAAAGTCAAATGGTCCTACAGTGTGGCCTCTGTTTAATTCCTTTAAAATTGCCTCATCAACTAAATTCTCATAAGTAAAAGCAgttttgttatttcttgtacCGAGGGTAAGGGAGTGTTCTGTCTGCATCCTAACCTAAATCCGTAGGTAAAACCTGATACAATGAAATCTACAAGATCCCTGTTGGGGTGGGATAACAAAAACTTATTTAGAACCCGAACCTTAACCGGTGTGTGCACAAATGAGGGTATGGGGAAAAATTAGTTGGGACTGAGCTTAGAGGACCTGGATTGGCAAAAGATAACAGGGTGGTTTTTCTGACAGAAGTGGCAACAGTGGGGATAGGAACAGTTTGGTCGGCAAGGAAGTGCTTTGTTGAAGGAAAAGCAAGCAGGTCTGTCTGGTGGCCATGATTTGCTTGGAACATTCCGAAACTGTGTTGATGATTCTGCTGGACCAGTGAATTTATTGGGGCATTGCGCAGCAAAGTGCCCAGAGCCCTGACACCTAAAGCACCTGCCTAACCTGGATGGGAGTGAGTTTGTGAACGACGTTGATGAATGAGCACCTCTAAGATACATATTAAACAAAGTCAACCACGTCCCATCTGCCACTAGCAGGGTTGTTGGCCAGTTGCATACGATTCAGTTGATCATATTCGTACACAGAAGAGAAGACAAactgagttataacggttgataCATCAACATTTGATGTACAAGATTGGGTTGAAAACAAACCACACACCTCAAATAATTTGTCCGTGCTGACACCCAGGAGTTAAAATCTTTCACCCTCCCTTTCCCATTGGTCTTCTGAGCTAACGAAATCCTAGGAGTGCCCTCCACATTACTAATGTTAATGTCAAATTCCCCACCCTCACCCATCATGGGAAAAGAAGCACAGGAAGACGCAGTAGAAGGTGGCAGAAGAGAATCAAAATTAATGTACTCTCCCTTCTTAATCTTTTCTACAAGGTGTTTGGGGATTGGAGGCAAAGAATCCATAAAAGCATCATATGTCTTAGTTAAAAGTGCTAACAATAAACCTGTATATAATTATTATCATTCCTTGGAATATTTGATcttcattttgagctacacagaccaAGTTAGGGtctgcgctctactagacaactctatCCATTTTCCCTCCCATCGCTTAGGTTAgcctggggctatggtaacattcacgcCATATTGAATTGTCACTAAGGAGAATCAAACCCCGATTTCCCCAAAAGTTACAGAGTTTAACCACTAAGCTACACTGCTAATTGAAACTAACAGCTCCATTTAAAACGGTGTGGTCTTGATTTAagattgtatttttttacacCTTAAAGATTATTTCTTATCTTTAtattataagcaaaaaaaatcaaaatgtaagaaaattaataaaattggGAAGTTTTGTCAAAATAAACCAAATTAAAATCTTTAATTATTTAGTTAAATGCAAGTTAAATGACAGAAAGTTGTATGTGAGTAAATCACAAAATGTGTTAGAAGTATAACCTTGTGTTTTAGATGCTAACAATGGATCACGAAAACCTTTATCTagaataagtttttaaaaaaatataatatttttaaaattagaaatttCCTCAATTTTGACTCTTTTGGAATTTCGAAAGTACAATGTTACAACTGTAGGAACTGTGATCCAATGCCACTTCTAAAGTGTAGGAGTAGCATGAACAAAAACCTTATGCtagttttatattaaaaaagggTATACACAATAGATGACGTACACATTACAGACTCGATTTCATGTTGTCTTTGTGCAACACAATCTAAATTTAAGCTGTAAAATATGCCCCATATACCAATACATTTCTCAAGTCCAATGATTATTTTTTACACTATatagttagtttaattaatttactaTCAATTATTTTTTAGGTACATTGGCCATGAAGATATTTATGAATACTGCAAAATAtaagtttgtttactttgtgTAGCTTGTTGTTTAGATATCAGATGTTCATATTGAACAAAAATGTCACTACCTCCAACATCGACAAAACGTTTGACAAAGGAGTTGCTTGATCTTTCTAAGCAGCCAATTGATGGTATTATTTTTGATTCTGATAAAATCTCGACAAATCTTCACAAATGGCGAATCACAGTAAAAGGTGCACCCGAAACACTTTACGATGGGGAACTTTTCCAGCTAGAATTTACATTTGGAAATAACTATCCCTTTGATTCTCCACAAGTTACTTTTGTTGGCGAAAATATACCTATTCATCCACATGTATATACTAATGGACATatatgtttatcaattttaacagAGGACTGGACTCCAGCTATGTCTGTAACATCAATTTGCTTAAGTATAGTGAGTATGCTGAGTAGCtgtaaagaaaaaaagctaCCACCGGATAATAATATGTATGTGCGCACTGCAAATAAAAACCCTAAGAAAACCAAATGGTGGTTTCACGATGACAAAGTATAGATTTTCTTTCACACGTTTATTGGTTAGGTATCAAATAGTCAATCTAAGAATCCAATTGATATGTTGAAATGTGTTGtgcacatttttctttttgttgaagCTTTGGAtacaagtaaataaaaatttctaaaggGAGGGATTAGGAATAgagtgaaaaaaattgttttcttttttaattttaatgatatgtgttataatttttaattcatgtttgtagttttttaaaacctAGTTTTAAgcattgaaaataatttttttcctcagTTTGTCACAATGATGCAAAAATTGGAAAGACTTGTGTTTAGGTGCACAAAAGATTCTTTTGTTGCATATGACACTATGtaaaattatgcaaaacttttttttatataaaaaatttcataCTTATCTTGTGgtcttattataatttttataatttattataaatGCTAAGTGAATGTTTTTAAGTTAACTTATTATCCTTTTAAATGTCTATGCTTTTGAGATGTCTTCCCTCACTAAACTCACAACACCAGTTTTCCTCACATCTTGAAACATATTTTATGTATAACATTTTTCCAACTTTATTTCTTTATGTCACACTGATAGACAAGTGCTAACACATGCTTTATGTTCCctaaatttcattaaaataacTTAAAGCTCTTGTGCCTTGTTTATTATTCTATCATTTTTCCATTCTtttaggatctgttttatttcttatatttttgttttactgtttcactgtttgtttgtttatgttttttttctgcatttaataattttctattttaaaaaaaccattATCAGCATCACAACAAAAGAGGTTTGCATGTTTTAATATGTTAAATAATATGTTGCAATTTGTTTTGAAATGGTGCAGGCctactgaaatttttttaattcttaaaatttttacccacaaaaaaataataatgttgaATAAGAACAGTATTGAGTTGTTGgagaagcaacaaaaaataatgaaaaaaaatttcttttcttatttctttcaCATTTTCTTGACATAAACCAGTGAAATATAATCAGATTTTTTTTCCATAGAGAAAACATATGCAATATATAAA encodes:
- the LOC130613448 gene encoding uncharacterized protein LOC130613448, translating into MLKFILKSKFTCHDKALWSALILVAFFGFLRVSEFVTPSKNFYDPKIHLSPSDIEFSSYAIVKLTIKASKTAQFRKGVTIRLAMIEHQFCLVKALRNYLLFWGAKAGPLFVLSNGDFSFRIGGASTAASCGIPDSAIKTLGRWSSDSYRRYILSNSALRKWSGNMARLDALLSLLWHVELSCRSSLQILAHRS
- the LOC130614872 gene encoding ubiquitin-conjugating enzyme E2 W-like, translated to MSLPPTSTKRLTKELLDLSKQPIDGIIFDSDKISTNLHKWRITVKGAPETLYDGELFQLEFTFGNNYPFDSPQVTFVGENIPIHPHVYTNGHICLSILTEDWTPAMSVTSICLSIVSMLSSCKEKKLPPDNNMYVRTANKNPKKTKWWFHDDKV